A region of Pleionea litopenaei DNA encodes the following proteins:
- the tkt gene encoding transketolase has translation MPTRFDLANAIRALSMDAVQKANSGHPGAPLGMADIAEVLWNDYLLHSPKNPQWVNRDRFVLSNGHGSMLIYSLLHLSGYALTIDDLKNFRQLHSKTPGHPEYGYTPGVETTTGPLGQGIANAVGMAIAEKTLAAQFNRPDFTMIDHYTYTFLGDGCLMEGISHEVCSLAGTLGLGKLIAFYDDNGISIDGEVEGWFTDDTPKRFQAYGWQVIPAVDGHDPEAIKMAIEQARQETNKPTLICCKTTIGFGAPNKAGKEECHGAPLGDEEIAGARQKLGWHHAPFEIPQDIYDAWDARARGADAEEQWNSLFIEYRDTHPELAAELERRLNGSLPADFATRADAFIRETQKEAAKVATRKASQNAIEAFAQQLPELLGGSADLAGSNLTLWSGAKGIDAKDASGNYLYYGVREFGMAAIMNGIALHGGFIPYGGTFLIFMEYARNACRMAALMKQRAIYVFTHDSIGLGEDGPTHQPIEQITSLRTTPNMSVWRPCDATESAVAWKAALEREDGPTALALSRQGLPGLARSDEQLSHVEKGGYIIRDCSGTPELILLATGSEVELALKAATELDKHGHQVRVVSMPSTDTFDRQSTQYKESVLPSGVVNRIAVEAGYPDFWYKYVGLHGKVLGMATFGESAPASALFEEFGFTTENLVAMANELLAPK, from the coding sequence ATGCCTACCCGATTTGATTTAGCCAATGCTATCCGTGCGTTGAGTATGGATGCAGTGCAGAAAGCTAATTCTGGCCACCCCGGCGCGCCACTTGGCATGGCCGACATTGCCGAAGTGTTGTGGAACGACTACTTATTACACAGCCCGAAAAACCCGCAGTGGGTTAACCGTGATCGATTTGTCTTATCCAATGGTCATGGCTCAATGCTTATCTACTCCCTTTTGCACTTGTCGGGTTATGCGTTAACCATTGACGATCTAAAAAACTTCCGCCAATTGCATTCAAAAACTCCGGGGCACCCAGAATACGGATACACGCCGGGTGTCGAAACAACGACGGGTCCTCTCGGGCAAGGTATTGCCAACGCAGTAGGTATGGCCATTGCCGAGAAGACTTTGGCGGCTCAGTTTAATCGCCCCGATTTTACAATGATCGATCATTACACCTACACCTTTTTAGGCGATGGTTGCTTAATGGAAGGCATCTCGCACGAGGTGTGCTCGTTAGCGGGGACGCTAGGTTTAGGTAAGTTAATTGCTTTTTACGACGACAATGGCATTTCGATTGACGGCGAAGTAGAAGGTTGGTTTACCGATGATACGCCAAAAAGATTCCAAGCTTATGGTTGGCAAGTTATTCCTGCCGTTGATGGCCATGATCCTGAAGCCATTAAGATGGCTATCGAGCAAGCTCGACAAGAAACCAACAAACCCACGCTGATTTGCTGTAAGACCACCATTGGTTTTGGAGCTCCTAATAAAGCTGGAAAAGAAGAATGTCATGGTGCTCCATTAGGCGATGAAGAAATTGCCGGTGCACGCCAAAAATTAGGTTGGCATCATGCACCTTTTGAAATTCCTCAAGATATTTATGATGCATGGGACGCGCGAGCTCGCGGCGCTGATGCAGAAGAACAGTGGAACAGTTTGTTCATTGAGTACCGAGACACTCACCCTGAATTAGCGGCAGAACTAGAGCGACGTCTCAACGGTTCATTACCAGCAGATTTCGCCACTCGAGCAGACGCTTTTATTCGCGAAACTCAAAAAGAAGCCGCGAAAGTTGCAACGCGAAAAGCGTCGCAAAATGCGATTGAAGCATTTGCTCAACAGTTACCTGAATTATTGGGAGGCTCTGCAGATTTAGCTGGGTCTAACTTGACGCTTTGGAGTGGTGCGAAAGGCATTGATGCGAAAGACGCGTCTGGAAATTACTTGTATTACGGCGTTCGAGAGTTTGGAATGGCCGCGATAATGAATGGTATTGCTTTGCATGGCGGTTTTATCCCTTACGGCGGTACCTTTTTAATCTTTATGGAGTACGCACGTAACGCTTGTCGAATGGCTGCTTTAATGAAGCAGCGTGCAATTTATGTGTTTACTCACGACTCCATTGGTTTGGGTGAAGATGGGCCAACGCATCAGCCGATTGAACAAATTACTAGCTTGCGTACTACACCGAATATGTCGGTATGGCGACCTTGCGATGCGACTGAGTCAGCCGTTGCTTGGAAAGCCGCTTTGGAGCGAGAAGATGGACCAACCGCGCTCGCTCTTTCGCGCCAAGGTTTACCTGGTTTAGCACGCTCTGATGAGCAGTTGAGTCATGTTGAAAAGGGCGGCTACATCATCCGCGATTGCAGTGGCACACCTGAGCTGATCTTATTGGCGACAGGTTCTGAAGTAGAATTAGCTTTGAAAGCCGCCACCGAGCTGGATAAACATGGACACCAAGTCCGTGTGGTTTCAATGCCATCCACCGATACGTTTGATCGTCAATCAACTCAGTATAAAGAATCGGTATTGCCCAGCGGCGTTGTCAATCGTATAGCCGTTGAAGCGGGTTATCCTGACTTTTGGTATAAGTACGTCGGCTTGCACGGCAAAGTTCTGGGAATGGCGACGTTCGGTGAATCAGCGCCTGCTAGCGCTTTGTTCGAAGAGTTTGGTTTCACAACCGAAAACCTAGTCGCTATGGCAAATGAATTATTAGCGCCTAAGTAG
- the gap gene encoding type I glyceraldehyde-3-phosphate dehydrogenase, whose amino-acid sequence MTVKVAINGYGRIGRMVLRAIYELNRQDEIKVVAINSSHPIETNVHLTKYDTTHGRFEADVTGDETHMYVNGDPIAMLADRNPENLKWSDYEVDVVLECTGHFTDQAGAGKHFVGGAKKVLISAPGKEDIDATIVYGVNHDSLTADHKVVSNASCTTNCLAPVAKALHEGLGIESGLVNTIHAYTNDQRLIDNQHKDLRRARAAAMSVIPTKTGAAKAVGLVLPELNGKLDGFAMRVPTLNVSTVDLTFTASRNTTVEEVNEIIKKAADEHVLAYNDEPLVSTDFNHHAASSIFDATQTRVIGGNLVKIVTWYDNEWGFSCRMLDTAIAMMKA is encoded by the coding sequence ATGACAGTTAAAGTTGCCATTAACGGCTATGGTCGTATCGGCCGTATGGTTTTACGTGCAATCTACGAACTTAATCGCCAGGACGAGATTAAAGTAGTTGCTATTAATTCATCGCATCCAATTGAAACCAATGTTCATTTGACTAAGTACGACACGACTCATGGTCGTTTTGAAGCCGATGTAACTGGCGATGAAACTCATATGTACGTAAATGGCGATCCGATCGCTATGTTAGCTGACCGTAATCCAGAGAATTTGAAGTGGAGTGATTACGAGGTTGATGTAGTACTCGAGTGCACAGGTCACTTCACTGACCAAGCTGGCGCTGGCAAGCATTTTGTCGGCGGCGCGAAAAAAGTACTTATTTCTGCACCTGGTAAAGAAGACATAGATGCGACCATTGTGTATGGAGTTAATCACGACAGTCTTACCGCTGATCACAAAGTTGTCTCGAATGCGTCTTGTACAACTAACTGTTTAGCGCCTGTAGCAAAAGCTTTACACGAAGGGCTTGGCATAGAAAGCGGACTGGTTAATACCATTCATGCTTACACCAATGACCAGCGCCTGATAGACAATCAACACAAAGATTTACGTCGAGCTCGTGCCGCTGCAATGTCTGTAATACCAACTAAAACAGGGGCGGCGAAAGCGGTTGGCCTAGTTCTGCCTGAGTTAAACGGTAAACTTGATGGCTTTGCAATGCGAGTGCCTACATTAAACGTTTCAACGGTTGACCTGACGTTCACGGCGAGCCGCAATACGACCGTCGAAGAAGTCAATGAAATCATAAAGAAAGCCGCCGATGAACATGTATTGGCGTATAACGATGAGCCACTCGTCTCTACCGATTTCAATCATCACGCAGCTTCGAGCATTTTCGATGCGACTCAAACTCGAGTGATTGGTGGAAATCTTGTAAAAATCGTCACTTGGTACGACAACGAGTGGGGCTTTAGTTGTCGCATGCTTGATACTGCCATAGCGATGATGAAAGCATAA
- a CDS encoding phosphoglycerate kinase, translated as MSVLRMADLDLQGKRVLIREDLNVPIKDGKVTSDVRIRAALPTIQLALEKGAHVMVMSHRGRPTEGELTSEDSMAPIAEHLQSLLNMPVTLVKDYLDGVAASSDQVILFENVRCNLGEKSNDDALAKRYAALCDVFVMDAFGTAHRAQASTHGVAKFAPIACAGPLLAGELDALSKALDKPARPMVAIVGGSKVSTKLTVLESLSKIVDQLIVGGGIANTFIAAEGHNVGKSLYEADLVPEAKRLIDQAKANGGEIPVPTDVVVGQTFSEDTPATTKSVAEVADDDMIFDIGPESAAHLSTILANAKTIVWNGPVGVFEFDAFASGTQAMSIAIADSDAFSIAGGGDTLAAVDKFGIQDKVSYISTGGGAFLEFLEGKTLPAVEILEQRAKA; from the coding sequence ATGTCTGTTCTACGCATGGCCGATCTCGATTTGCAAGGTAAACGTGTTTTAATTCGAGAAGACCTCAATGTTCCTATTAAAGATGGAAAAGTCACGTCTGATGTTCGTATCCGAGCGGCGTTACCGACCATTCAACTAGCGCTAGAAAAAGGCGCTCATGTCATGGTTATGTCGCATCGTGGTCGTCCGACCGAAGGCGAATTAACCAGCGAAGACTCAATGGCACCCATTGCTGAGCACTTGCAAAGTCTTCTCAACATGCCGGTGACCTTGGTTAAGGACTATCTTGATGGCGTCGCGGCTTCGAGTGATCAAGTCATTCTATTTGAAAACGTTCGATGCAATCTTGGTGAAAAAAGCAACGATGATGCTTTGGCAAAACGTTACGCTGCGCTTTGTGATGTTTTTGTTATGGACGCATTTGGAACGGCTCATCGCGCTCAAGCGTCGACCCATGGCGTCGCCAAATTTGCGCCGATAGCTTGTGCCGGCCCGTTGCTTGCGGGTGAACTTGATGCATTGTCGAAGGCGCTAGATAAACCAGCTCGGCCGATGGTCGCTATCGTAGGTGGGTCTAAAGTGTCTACCAAGTTGACGGTGTTAGAATCGTTATCGAAAATCGTTGATCAACTGATTGTTGGTGGTGGAATAGCCAATACCTTTATTGCAGCCGAAGGTCACAATGTCGGCAAATCATTGTATGAAGCAGATCTCGTACCAGAAGCGAAACGACTGATCGATCAAGCGAAAGCAAATGGTGGTGAAATTCCTGTTCCAACGGATGTTGTCGTTGGTCAGACGTTTAGTGAAGATACGCCAGCTACCACTAAGTCGGTCGCTGAGGTCGCCGACGATGATATGATTTTTGATATCGGTCCTGAATCGGCCGCACACTTATCGACGATTCTGGCCAATGCCAAAACCATTGTCTGGAATGGCCCGGTGGGTGTTTTCGAATTTGATGCCTTTGCTTCAGGCACACAGGCAATGTCGATAGCGATTGCTGACAGCGATGCATTTTCGATTGCTGGTGGTGGCGATACATTGGCAGCGGTCGACAAGTTTGGTATTCAAGACAAGGTCTCCTATATTTCTACCGGTGGTGGTGCTTTTTTAGAGTTTCTCGAAGGAAAAACGCTACCAGCCGTTGAAATTTTAGAGCAACGAGCCAAAGCCTAA
- the fba gene encoding class II fructose-bisphosphate aldolase (catalyzes the reversible aldol condensation of dihydroxyacetonephosphate and glyceraldehyde 3-phosphate in the Calvin cycle, glycolysis, and/or gluconeogenesis), with product MALISMRQLLDHAAEHGYGVPAFNVNNMEQMRAIMEAADRTDSPVIVQGSAGARKYAGAPFLRHLILAAIEEFPHIPVVMHQDHGTSPAICQRSIQLGFSSVMMDGSLMEDGKTPSSYDYNLDVTKTTVAMAHACGVSVEGELGCLGSLETGEAGEEDGVGAEGKLSHDQLLTDPDEAADFVKQTKVDALAIAIGTSHGAYKFSRPPTGDILAIDRIKAIHQRIPDTHLVMHGSSSVPQDWLAVINEFGGEIPETYGVPVEEIVEGIKHGVRKVNIDTDLRLASTGAIRRHLANNKSNFDPRKYFAEATKAMTEICIARYEAFGTAGNASKIKALSLETMFQRYESGELDPKIN from the coding sequence ATGGCATTAATATCGATGCGACAATTATTAGACCATGCCGCTGAGCATGGATACGGCGTGCCAGCATTTAATGTGAATAACATGGAACAGATGCGAGCCATTATGGAAGCGGCCGATCGCACTGACTCGCCCGTGATTGTTCAGGGTTCAGCGGGAGCACGTAAATATGCCGGAGCCCCGTTTTTAAGACACTTAATTTTAGCGGCAATTGAAGAGTTTCCACACATCCCTGTGGTGATGCATCAAGATCATGGCACCAGCCCAGCGATCTGTCAGCGTTCGATTCAACTTGGCTTTTCATCGGTAATGATGGACGGCTCACTCATGGAAGATGGTAAAACGCCATCGAGCTATGACTATAATTTAGATGTCACCAAAACCACCGTTGCAATGGCACATGCCTGTGGCGTTTCGGTAGAAGGTGAGCTTGGATGTTTAGGTTCTCTTGAAACGGGTGAAGCAGGCGAAGAAGATGGCGTTGGTGCTGAAGGTAAATTGTCGCATGATCAGTTGTTGACCGATCCCGACGAAGCCGCTGACTTTGTAAAACAAACCAAAGTAGACGCATTAGCCATTGCTATTGGTACTTCACATGGCGCCTATAAATTTAGCCGACCACCAACAGGCGATATTTTAGCAATCGATCGTATTAAAGCGATCCATCAACGAATTCCAGATACCCACCTGGTTATGCACGGATCATCTTCTGTACCTCAAGACTGGTTAGCGGTCATTAATGAGTTTGGTGGCGAAATTCCAGAGACTTATGGTGTGCCTGTTGAAGAGATTGTAGAGGGCATCAAACATGGCGTACGTAAAGTGAACATCGACACTGATTTACGCTTAGCCTCGACTGGAGCGATTCGTCGTCATTTAGCCAACAATAAGAGCAACTTTGATCCTCGTAAGTACTTTGCTGAAGCGACTAAAGCGATGACTGAGATTTGTATTGCCCGCTATGAAGCTTTTGGCACCGCTGGTAATGCATCAAAGATAAAAGCTTTGTCACTGGAAACTATGTTCCAACGATATGAGTCAGGCGAATTGGATCCAAAGATCAATTAA
- a CDS encoding Wadjet anti-phage system protein JetA family protein yields MFFEQERRDFFRPFISKYREQIAACLQSLYEQLYTVQADYESLNTREKIVALFQETVTRSPVIDQEDDDTMPVKSDREQANWVLNSLIEYGWLEKQVDEATLQSSYAFTRVGRLFTQSLVEANGAAYRTRHRNTRNVRNALKVFVDQGDVYDLLDAFEYSERIISDFSDTIAELDERKRELVREVESQQLVEKASEEFFQFMEKRFMPDLSIRLSADSVEKWRDEIQDSINKARRKRKEFKADAESNLRKVAPELIQSNSQSVFLTLLERIEQRIHRASEVMLPALRQSLHGFTRRADIIMRQLSFSAQGRQSSIVDICQKLAKLPTQEMDKKLESTGDILAQLQVAFFDPQQVRLFQRQRKRIVDTRVEQDTEMDMESRKAMYIRQTVERAFALSNQDMAEYLVKSLGSGHRIFSHQLPVSSARELLIRAHAIEVASAGRQSSEFQFKVEPTGMRKKDQFFEADEFVITLETKQD; encoded by the coding sequence ATGTTTTTTGAACAAGAGAGGCGCGACTTTTTTCGCCCATTTATCAGTAAGTATCGAGAACAAATAGCCGCTTGTTTGCAGTCACTTTATGAGCAATTGTATACGGTGCAAGCAGACTATGAATCGCTGAATACTCGTGAAAAAATCGTAGCTCTTTTTCAAGAAACGGTGACGCGCTCACCGGTTATTGATCAAGAAGACGATGATACCATGCCAGTAAAAAGCGACCGCGAGCAAGCTAACTGGGTGCTTAATTCGCTGATTGAATATGGCTGGCTCGAAAAACAAGTTGATGAAGCAACCTTGCAAAGTTCCTATGCATTCACTCGTGTCGGTCGACTGTTCACCCAATCTTTAGTCGAAGCCAATGGTGCGGCCTATCGAACAAGACATCGTAATACAAGAAATGTTAGAAATGCCTTGAAAGTATTTGTCGACCAAGGTGATGTCTATGATCTGCTCGACGCATTTGAATACTCTGAACGAATCATTTCTGATTTTAGCGACACCATCGCAGAACTAGACGAGCGAAAACGAGAGCTTGTTCGCGAAGTGGAGTCTCAACAGTTGGTCGAAAAAGCCAGTGAAGAGTTCTTTCAATTTATGGAAAAGCGTTTTATGCCCGATCTGTCGATTCGATTATCTGCAGATAGTGTTGAAAAGTGGCGCGATGAAATCCAAGACTCTATTAATAAAGCGCGGCGTAAGCGCAAAGAGTTTAAAGCGGATGCAGAGTCGAATTTGAGAAAAGTCGCCCCTGAGCTTATTCAAAGTAATAGCCAATCGGTTTTTTTGACATTATTAGAGCGTATTGAACAAAGAATTCATCGAGCATCCGAAGTTATGCTGCCCGCCTTGCGGCAGTCATTGCACGGATTTACTCGTCGTGCCGATATCATCATGCGGCAGCTTTCTTTTTCTGCTCAAGGTCGGCAAAGTAGCATCGTTGATATTTGTCAAAAGTTAGCAAAGTTACCGACGCAAGAAATGGATAAAAAGTTAGAGTCCACTGGAGATATTCTTGCGCAGTTGCAGGTAGCCTTTTTTGACCCTCAACAGGTTAGACTTTTTCAGCGTCAAAGAAAGCGTATTGTCGATACTCGAGTTGAACAAGATACTGAAATGGATATGGAGTCACGTAAGGCGATGTATATACGCCAAACCGTTGAACGAGCTTTCGCCTTGTCAAATCAAGACATGGCTGAATACTTGGTCAAGTCACTCGGGAGCGGACATCGAATATTTTCCCATCAATTACCAGTAAGTAGCGCAAGAGAACTTCTCATCCGAGCTCATGCGATTGAAGTTGCTTCAGCAGGACGTCAGTCCAGTGAATTTCAATTTAAAGTTGAACCCACCGGAATGCGCAAGAAAGATCAGTTTTTTGAAGCGGATGAGTTCGTGATAACTTTAGAAACGAAACAAGATTAA
- a CDS encoding DUF4194 domain-containing protein: MIIFDAIEQQLSRSKVTIEEFQELVIRLLNYGVLSRQESATEELLYDRYVRIEELINEYLAVIKIRLYHDNHFQYVRLYPPSSEVPGVVDGEDSQFTGSLRQRLTQNEVALTLILRLQYDKALREGKIDDSGFALESLESISIAMKNMLKRSLPDKFTERKKLFSKLKQLRLIQFRQDEEFESSETWIKVHPMIVTFVSEEALEALDFDDDDDATIHVQSPAQVTLAVEED, translated from the coding sequence ATGATAATTTTTGATGCTATTGAACAACAACTTTCTCGATCAAAAGTAACTATAGAAGAGTTTCAAGAGCTCGTAATAAGATTGTTAAACTATGGCGTGCTAAGTCGTCAAGAAAGCGCCACCGAAGAGCTGCTTTATGATCGCTATGTCCGTATAGAAGAACTAATTAATGAGTACTTGGCCGTCATTAAAATTCGTCTCTATCATGATAATCACTTTCAATATGTGCGCTTATATCCGCCTTCTTCTGAAGTACCCGGAGTTGTCGATGGAGAAGACAGCCAGTTCACCGGTAGTCTTCGTCAGCGACTAACTCAAAATGAAGTCGCACTTACGCTTATCTTACGATTGCAATACGACAAAGCATTGCGTGAAGGTAAAATCGATGACTCAGGTTTTGCTCTAGAGTCATTGGAATCAATCTCAATTGCAATGAAAAATATGCTTAAGCGATCGCTACCTGATAAGTTTACTGAGCGAAAAAAGCTATTCTCAAAATTAAAACAACTTCGACTGATACAATTTCGACAAGATGAAGAATTCGAGAGTAGTGAAACATGGATTAAAGTCCATCCGATGATCGTAACCTTTGTTAGCGAAGAAGCGTTAGAGGCTTTAGATTTTGACGACGATGATGACGCGACAATTCATGTTCAATCACCTGCTCAAGTGACATTAGCAGTAGAAGAAGATTAG